The following proteins are encoded in a genomic region of Hydra vulgaris chromosome 05, alternate assembly HydraT2T_AEP:
- the LOC136080401 gene encoding zinc finger MYM-type protein 1-like — protein MSNRTYQSGATKRKKAAKAKKDISKYLPLTSFLLVQKSKPVVSEDVFLCPTSNFVSIDSALLPNETLEIQQELEPEQEPEPEQEPEPEQEPEPEQESEPAQEPESNQIKTYPNATTKTTQETDPALWHQLSQEAQPFWISNGPSMCQNNDGSFKNSERLSCGKKRYLSKSCFRRELHNGEFVNREWLLYSPSTGSVFCFACTLFSSKHSNFSTTGFDDWKNALKCISGHENGSEHHKNMLTYSSWQRESGQLDSVLLKQLHNEQLYWQNVLKRIVAVVKFLSSRGLPFRGNNETIGSEQNGNYLGTLELLSQFDPFLHEHMKKHGNSGKGNTSYLSANICEEFICLMGNKVLSEIISELKKAKYYSISVDSTPDLSHVDQLTFTVRYVKDLAPVERFLQFVPIHGHGAEHLETVVLNFLQENEISISDCRGQSYDNASNMAGQYSGLQKRIKDKSESALFVPCAGHSLNLVGNSAAGCCLEAIIFFDFVQCLYNFFSASTHRWQVLLSFVGKGKKIVKQLSGTRWSARADAVICLHDSYDEIKKALEFLIKDISQSKETQNDAQNLITKMNTFEIVFLTIFWNDILCHFNETSKILQKENLNLDVAIRILKSLLHFIKDLRSQFENYQEKAKILLPNTDYRDSSKRTKKRSRRMAFFDGEAEELEFQGSYKFKIETYLPVIDSLTSNLEKRTSAYEKINDNFGFLVNIQTIANVELKDHCSNLAQIYKKDINENKLFFECQQFKYYISKDEHSFTEFYSTLKRDHLESTFPNIEISLRIFLSMMVSNCTGERSFSKLKLIKNELRSTMLQERLNCLSLMSIESDVLLTIDFDDIIKEFSRKKSRKRHM, from the coding sequence aTGTCTAATCGGACTTATCAAAGTGGTGCTACAAAGAGGAAAAAAGCCGCTAAAGCAAAAAAAGACATTTCAAAATATCTTCCTTTGACATCATTTCTTTTGGTACAAAAGTCAAAGCCTGTTGTGTCCGAAGATGTATTTCTTTGTCCAACTTCAAATTTCGTAAGCATTGATAGTGCTTTGTTGCCAAATGAAACTCTAGAAATTCAACAGGAACTGGAACCAGAACAGGAGCCAGAACCAGAGCAGGAGCCAGAACCAGAGCAGGAGCCAGAACCAGAGCAAGAGTCAGAACCAGCACAGGAGCCagaatcaaatcaaattaaaacttatccAAACGCAACAACAAAAACTACTCAAGAAACTGACCCAGCATTGTGGCATCAGTTATCCCAAGAAGCTCAACCATTTTGGATTTCTAATGGCCCGTCCATGTGCCAGAACAATGATGGGAGCTTCAAAAATTCGGAAAGGTTGAGTTGCGGAAAAAAAAGGTACTTATCAAAATCTTGCTTTAGACGTGAACTACACAATGGCGAATTTGTCAATCGTGAATGGCTATTATACTCACCTTCAACAGGTTCTGTTTTTTGCTTTGCTTGTACCTTATTCTCCAGCAAACACTCTAATTTTTCCACAACTGGATTTGATGACTGGAAAAATGCCTTAAAATGTATATCTGGACACGAGAATGGTTCTGAACATCACAAAAATATGCTTACTTACTCCAGTTGGCAGAGAGAAAGTGGCCAGCTTGACTCTgtattattaaaacagttaCATAACGAACAATTGTACTGGCAAAATGTGCTGAAAAGAATTGTTGCAGTTGTAAAGTTCTTGTCATCAAGAGGATTGCCATTTCGTGGAAACAATGAAACCATTGGTTCAGAGCAAAATGGTAATTATTTAGGAACTCTTGAGTTACTTAGCCAGTTTGACCCATTCCTACATGAACACATGAAAAAACATGGAAATTCTGGAAAAGGTAATACTTCATACCTCTCCGCCAATATCTGTGAGGAGTTTATATGCCTAATGGGAAATAAAGTTTTGAGCGAAAtaatttctgaattaaaaaaagcaaaatactaCTCAATCAGCGTTGACTCAACTCCAGACTTGTCACATGTAGATCAATTAACTTTTACAGTTCGATATGTTAAAGACTTGGCACCAGTTGAgcgttttttgcaatttgttcCCATTCACGGGCATGGAGCTGAACATTTAGAAACagtggttttgaattttttacaagaaaatgaAATTTCAATATCTGACTGTCGTGGGCAGTCATACGATAATGCATCAAATATGGCAGGACAGTACTCAGGCCTACAAAAGAGGATTAAAGACAAAAGTGAATCAGCATTGTTTGTTCCTTGTGCTGGACATTCTTTAAATCTGGTTGGCAACAGTGCAGCTGGATGTTGTTTagaagcaattattttttttgactttgttCAATGCCTCTACAACTTTTTTTCTGCATCAACTCATCGTTGGCAAGTGCTTCTGTCTTTTGTTGGCAAAggcaaaaaaattgtcaaacaGCTTTCTGGAACTCGATGGTCAGCACGTGCAGATGCTGTGATTTGTCTGCATGACAGTTATGATGAGATTAAAAAAGCACTTGAATTTTTGATCAAGGACATAAGTCAGTCAAAAGAAACTCAAAATGATGCTCAAAATCTCATCACGAAAATGAACACTTTTGAGATTGTTTTTCTGACAATTTTCTGGAATGATATTCTTTGTCATTTTAATGAAACATCGAAGATTTTAcagaaagaaaatttaaacctGGATGTTGCAATTCGGATTCTAAAGTCATTGTTGCATTTCATTAAAGATTTGAGGAGTCAATTTGAGAATTACCAGGAAAAAGCCAAAATCTTGCTTCCAAACACTGACTACAGAGATTCttcaaaaagaacaaaaaaaagaagccGACGTATGGCCTTCTTTGATGGTGAGGCTGAAGAATTGGAATTTCAGGGaagttataaattcaaaattgaaaCATACCTTCCTGTTATTGATTCACTAAcatcaaatttagaaaaaagaacATCAGCATATGAGAAGATCAATGACAATTTTGGATTTCTAGTAAACATTCAAACAATTGCCAATGTTGAACTAAAAGACCATTGTTCAAACCTAGCACAAATTTATAAGAAGgacataaatgaaaataaacttttttttgagtgccagcaatttaaatattacatttcaAAAGATGAACATTCATTTACAGAATTTTACTCAACATTAAAAAGAGACCACTTGGAATCAACTTTTCCAAATATTGAAATTTCCCTTAGAATTTTTCTGTCAATGATGGTCTCAAATTGCACTGGCGAGCGatcattttcaaaactaaaacttataaaaaatgaactCCGCTCAACCATGCTGCAAGAAAGATTGAACTGTTTGTCGTTAATGTCAATTGAATCAGATGTTCTTTTAACCATtgattttgatgatattattaaagaattttcaagaaaaaaatcacGTAAACGTCACATGTAA